The segment GTTCGCATTACAAGCATCAACCAGGTATTTTACTGCAGCTACGTTTAACTGGTCGCAACCTTCTTTGTCCGTTTCACAAGCGTCTACATTGGTCATAGCAGCCGTATTTATAACTACATCAGGTTTATGCTTTTCAATTATTTCCGATACTTCATTACTGTTTGTTATATCTAGACTTTCATATAAAAATCCTGTTTTGTCAGCATACCTGTTTTCACCACGTGCAGTAGCAATTAACTCATGTTCGCTGTGTTTTTTGTATAAATCTATCAGCTTTTGGCCAAGTAAGCCATTGCTACCAGTAATTAATATTTTCATAAATTAAATTGAGTGCTTATCTATTACAACAATAGTAAGGAGTTGTCCATTCTTTAGCAAACCAAAAGTCATTAATTTTTATGAAGTTCAGCCGCTTATTTTAGCAGCAAAAAAGATTTTAATTTTTCTTAGCTATTTGAAAAGCAAAAATAGTATTTTGCAGGCCTTTATGATAAATATAACTTTACCAGACGGTTCCGTTCGTACGTTTGAACGGGGTGCAACCGCCTTAGATGTAGCCAAATCAATTAGTGAAGGTTTGGCCCGAAACGTACTCGCAGCAAAAGTAAATGACCAGATTGTTGATGCCTCTCGTGCTATCAATGAAGACTCAACGTTAAAATTACTGACGTGGAATGATTTAGAAGGCAAACAAACCATGTGGCATTCATCAGCGCATTTAATGGCTGAAGCTTTGGAAGTAATTTATCCCGGTGTAAAATTTGGAATAGGGCCTGCTTTAGAAAATGGCTTTTATTACGATGTTGATTTCAATGGTCAATCATTTTCTACCGATGACTTAAAGAAAGTAGAAGAAAAAATGGCTGAGTTGGCTAAGCAAGCCAATGCATACAACCGTAAAGAAGTTTCTAAAACAGATGCTATTGCATACTTTACCGAAAAAGGCGATGAGTATAAACTTGATTTATTAAAAGATTTAGAAGACGGAACTATTACGTTCTACTCACAAGGTAACTTTACCGATTTGTGTCGTGGTCCGCATATTCCCAATACTGGTTTTATAAAAGCATTAAAACTAACATCAGTAGCAGGTGCTTATTGGCGTGGCGATGAAAACAATAAACAACTAACACGTATTTATGGAATTACTTTTCCTAAAAAATCAGAATTGGATGAGTACTTACACATGCTTGAAGAAGCAAAAAAACGCGACCATAGAAAGTTAGGTAAAGAGTTAGAATTATTTACTTTTTCAGAAAAAGTAGGAATGGGTTTACCATTATGGTTACCTAAAGGAGCCATGTTGCGTGAGCGTTTGATTCAGTTTTTACAGAAAGCACAAGTAGAAGCTGGTTATCAGCAAGTAGTTACGCCACATATTGGTAATAAAAACTTGTACATCACTTCTGGTCATTACGAGAAGTATGGAGCTGATTCATTTCAACCAATTTCAACACCAAGAGAAGGAGAGCAGTTCTTTTTAAAACCAATGAATTGCCCGCATCATTGCGAAATATATAAAGCGTCACCAAAATCGTACAAAGACTTACCGGTAAGATATGCTGAGTTTGGTACCGTATACCGTTATGAGCAAGCAGGCGAATTACATGGATTAACCCGTGTACGTGGTTTTACTCAGGACGATGCGCATTTATTCTGTCGCCCTGACCAGGTAAAAGAAGAGTTTTGCAAAGTAATAGATTTAGTACTTTATGTTTTTAAAGCATTGGACTTTAAAGACTATACAGCCCAAATTTCGTTACGAGATCCAAACAATAAAACCAAATATATTGGCAGTGATGAAAATTGGGTTTTAGCCGAAAATGCTATCATTGAATCTGCAGCCGAAAAAGGATTAACCACTGTTATTGAATTAGGCGAAGCAGCATTTTATGGACCTAAATTAGATTTTATGGTGAAAGATGCTATTGGCCGTAAATGGCAATTAGGTACTATTCAGGTTGATTATAACTTACCGGAAAGGTTTGAATTGGAGTATACAGGAAGCGATAATCAAAAACATCGCCCCGTAATGATTCATAGAGCCCCGTTCGGTTCACTAGAGCGTTTTGTGGCAGTATTGATAGAGCATTGCGCAGGCAATTTTCCATTATGGCTTACCCCTGAGCCAATTACAA is part of the Bacteroidota bacterium genome and harbors:
- the thrS gene encoding threonine--tRNA ligase — its product is MINITLPDGSVRTFERGATALDVAKSISEGLARNVLAAKVNDQIVDASRAINEDSTLKLLTWNDLEGKQTMWHSSAHLMAEALEVIYPGVKFGIGPALENGFYYDVDFNGQSFSTDDLKKVEEKMAELAKQANAYNRKEVSKTDAIAYFTEKGDEYKLDLLKDLEDGTITFYSQGNFTDLCRGPHIPNTGFIKALKLTSVAGAYWRGDENNKQLTRIYGITFPKKSELDEYLHMLEEAKKRDHRKLGKELELFTFSEKVGMGLPLWLPKGAMLRERLIQFLQKAQVEAGYQQVVTPHIGNKNLYITSGHYEKYGADSFQPISTPREGEQFFLKPMNCPHHCEIYKASPKSYKDLPVRYAEFGTVYRYEQAGELHGLTRVRGFTQDDAHLFCRPDQVKEEFCKVIDLVLYVFKALDFKDYTAQISLRDPNNKTKYIGSDENWVLAENAIIESAAEKGLTTVIELGEAAFYGPKLDFMVKDAIGRKWQLGTIQVDYNLPERFELEYTGSDNQKHRPVMIHRAPFGSLERFVAVLIEHCAGNFPLWLTPEPITILPISEKYHEYAQKVVNVLNKADIRGPLDERNEKVGKKIRDAEVKKIPFMLVVGEQEMLENTVSVRKHGGEEVGKLTIEEFIKYFKEEQTVKI